From a single Glycine soja cultivar W05 chromosome 19, ASM419377v2, whole genome shotgun sequence genomic region:
- the LOC114398742 gene encoding uncharacterized protein LOC114398742 has translation MVNAVEECGPRGPKRMEDVLTSKRFILEALHEAGMICLDRDKGGSCLIHPGASHDVETCSMAEELLQGMMDKGLIEVCSVRKGEGHVYMQSVDKSPSKPKPLVIHCTKGVATQKPQGFQPVPVKKPMPFPYKSDKAMSWKYTAQGPDGRKDTSVVHVEDDLSSAKVTNISGTSGMTRSGQIFTAPEVRSKDPKGKAKAGVEESDKAGLIPNDEVPVGRFSKEEDNFSKKGISTEEATEFLRIIQQSEFKVIKQLNKTPARISLLGLLMNFEPHRALLVKILSEAHIAQDISMECFRGIINNITANRALHVSVKCLDHIVAKVLVDNGSSLNAMPKATLDKLPFNASHIRPSSMIVQAFDGSRRDVRGEIDLPIQIGPHVCQITFQVMDINPAYNCLLGQPWIHSIGVVPSTLHQKLKFVVDGQLIIVLGEEDILMSCPSSTPYVEAVEESLETSFQALEVVRNAYVESPLV, from the coding sequence ATGGTTAATGCGGTAGAAGAGTGTGGACCTCGGGGGCCAAAGCGGATGGAAGATGTGTTAACCTCTAAGAGGTTCATATTGGAAGCGCTGCACGAAGCGGGTATGATTTGCCTTGACAGGGACAAGGGAGGTTCTTGTTTAATACATCCAGGGGCATCACACGACGTGGAGACGTGCTCGATGGCGGAAGAATTGCTACAAGGGATGATGGATAAAGGCCTAATTGAAGTTTGTAGCGTAAGAAAAGGGGAAGGGCATGTGTACATGCAGTCGGTTGATAAGAGCCCGAGCAAACCCAAGCCATTGGTGATCCACTGCACTAAGGGCGTTGCCACACAGAAGCCCCAAGGCTTTCAGCCCGTCCCGGTTAAGAAGCCTATGCCTTTCCCTTACAAAAGTGATAAGGCGATGTCATGGAAGTACACCGCACAAGGGCCTGACGGAAGGAAGGATACATCTGTCGTGCATGTTGAGGATGATCTATCCTCCGCTAAGGTCACAAACATATCCGGTACGAGTGGCATGACTCGTAGCGGGCAAATCTTCACCGCACCTGAGGTGCGATCCAAAGACCCAAAGGGGAAAGCAAAGGCGGGCGTGGAAGAGAGTGATAAGGCGGGCCTGATTCCAAATGACGAGGTCCCGGTTGGAAGGTTTTCCAAGGAAGAGGACAACTTCAGCAAAAAGGGAATATCCACTGAAGAAGCAACCGAGTTCCTGAGAATCATCCAacagagcgagttcaaggtgATTAAACAACTAAATAAAACCCCAGCTAGGATCTCTCTGTTGGGACTGCTTATGAACTTTGAGCCTCATCGGGCGTTATTGGTCAAGATTTTGAGCGAAGCCCACATAGCACAAGACATATCTATGGAGTGTTTTAGGGGCATAATCAACAACATCACGGCCAACAGAGCCTTGCATGTATCCGTCAAATGTTTAGACCACATAGTGGCCAAAGTGCTTGTTGACAATGGCTCTTCCCTCAATGCCATGCCCAAGGCTACTTTGGACAAGCTTCCTTTtaatgcatcacacataagacCAAGCTCCATGATAGTGCAGGCTTTCGACGGCAGTCGTCGGGATGTAAGGGGGGAGATAGATCTCCCGATTCAAATTGGACCCCACGTATGCCAAATTACCTTTCAAGTAATGGACATAAATCCTGCCTACAACTGCTTATTAGGTCAGCCTTGGATTCATTCGATTGGGGTGGTCCCGTCAACACTACACCAGAAGTTGAAATTTGTGGTGGATGGGCAATTGATTATAGTTTTGGGAGAAGAAGACATACTCATGAGTTGTCCTTCTTCTACGCCTTATGTGGAGGCTGTGGAGGAGTCCTTGGAAACTTCCTTTCAAGCATTGGAAGTTGTGAGAAATGCTTACGTGGAGTCTCCCCTGGTATAG